Proteins encoded in a region of the Mycolicibacterium chitae genome:
- a CDS encoding dipeptidase: MSDLEARVREVLPSVRADLEDLVRIQSVWADPERRDEVHRSARAVADLFTGVGFPDVQIVSEGGAPAVIARHPAPPGAPTVLLYAHHDVQPEGDVAQWHSPPFEPTERNGRLYGRGTADDKAGIATHLAALRALSAGGNALPVGVTVFVEGEEESGSPSLGRLLAAHRDALAADVIVIADSDNWSTEIPALTVSLRGLADCVVEVATLDHGLHSGLWGGVVPDAITVLVRLLATLHDDDGNVAVEGLHEGTAADVDRGPDWVRAETGLLDGVSEIGTGSVVQRLWAKPAITVIGIDTTPIAKASNTLIPSARAKVSLRVAPGGDAAAHLDALRRHLETHAPWGAKVTVTPGDVGQPYAIDATGPVYEAARTAFAQAWGAAPVDMGMGGSIPFIAEFAEAYPAATILVTGVEDPGTQAHSINESLDLLVLAKAAMAESLFLAALAPD; encoded by the coding sequence ATGAGCGATCTCGAAGCCCGCGTCCGTGAGGTGCTGCCGTCGGTGCGCGCCGATCTCGAGGACCTGGTGCGCATCCAGTCGGTCTGGGCCGACCCGGAGCGCCGCGACGAGGTGCACCGCAGCGCGCGTGCCGTCGCGGACCTGTTCACCGGCGTCGGCTTCCCCGACGTCCAGATCGTCAGCGAGGGCGGCGCCCCGGCGGTGATCGCCCGCCATCCCGCGCCGCCCGGCGCGCCGACGGTGCTGCTCTACGCCCATCACGACGTGCAACCCGAGGGCGACGTCGCGCAGTGGCACTCGCCGCCGTTCGAGCCCACCGAGCGCAACGGCCGACTCTACGGCCGCGGCACCGCCGACGACAAGGCCGGTATCGCAACCCATTTGGCGGCCCTGCGGGCACTGAGCGCCGGCGGCAACGCGTTGCCGGTCGGGGTCACGGTGTTCGTCGAGGGGGAGGAGGAGTCCGGGTCCCCGTCGCTCGGGCGCCTGCTGGCCGCGCACCGCGACGCCCTGGCCGCCGACGTGATTGTCATTGCCGATTCCGACAACTGGAGCACCGAGATCCCCGCGCTGACGGTGTCGCTGCGCGGTCTGGCCGACTGCGTGGTCGAGGTGGCGACGCTCGACCACGGTTTGCACTCGGGGCTGTGGGGCGGGGTGGTGCCCGATGCCATCACGGTCCTGGTGCGCCTGCTCGCCACCCTGCACGATGACGACGGCAACGTGGCCGTCGAGGGTCTGCACGAGGGCACCGCGGCCGACGTGGACCGCGGGCCGGACTGGGTGCGCGCCGAGACCGGTCTGCTCGACGGCGTCTCCGAGATCGGCACCGGCTCTGTGGTGCAACGGCTTTGGGCCAAGCCCGCCATCACGGTCATCGGCATCGACACCACGCCGATCGCCAAGGCCTCCAACACGCTGATCCCGTCGGCGCGGGCCAAGGTGTCCCTGCGGGTGGCCCCCGGGGGCGACGCCGCCGCGCACCTGGATGCCCTGCGCCGCCACCTCGAGACGCACGCACCGTGGGGTGCGAAGGTCACCGTGACCCCCGGCGACGTGGGACAGCCGTATGCCATCGACGCCACCGGGCCGGTCTACGAGGCCGCCCGCACCGCCTTCGCGCAGGCGTGGGGGGCGGCCCCGGTCGACATGGGGATGGGCGGATCCATCCCGTTCATCGCCGAGTTCGCCGAGGCGTACCCGGCCGCGACCATCCTGGTGACCGGCGTCGAAGATCCGGGCACCCAGGCGCACAGCATCAACGAGAGCCTGGACCTGTTGGTGCTGGCGAAGGCCGCGATGGCCGAGTCGTTGTTCCTGGCGGCCCTTGCGCCGGACTAG
- a CDS encoding DUF2510 domain-containing protein, translating to MTQPSQAPGWYPDPSNPDKQIYWDGSAWRGEPSAEAEKNSKGKQTAVAVGVCLLVGIGLLMSMQSVSLMSGSGPLWTGVGFVAAGLAVSFFLGAANWVRVVAVAVLLLALVNVLYVENEMDNRRNEISQLFDN from the coding sequence GTGACACAACCATCGCAGGCACCTGGTTGGTATCCAGACCCGTCGAATCCAGACAAGCAGATCTACTGGGACGGCAGCGCGTGGCGCGGTGAACCGTCTGCGGAGGCCGAGAAGAACAGCAAGGGCAAGCAAACCGCGGTTGCGGTGGGTGTCTGTCTGCTGGTCGGTATCGGTCTGCTGATGTCGATGCAGTCGGTAAGCCTCATGAGCGGGTCGGGTCCCTTATGGACCGGGGTCGGCTTCGTCGCAGCCGGCCTTGCCGTCTCGTTCTTCTTAGGTGCCGCGAACTGGGTACGCGTGGTCGCTGTTGCGGTTTTGCTTCTCGCTCTGGTGAACGTGTTGTACGTCGAGAACGAGATGGACAACAGGCGCAACGAGATATCCCAGTTGTTCGACAACTAG
- the bcp gene encoding thioredoxin-dependent thiol peroxidase, whose product MTATARLTAGDKAPEFALPDADGKTVKLADYRGRKVIVYFYPAASTPGCTKQACDFRDSLAELNDAGLDVIGISPDKPEKLAKFRDTEGLTFPLLSDPDKEVLTAWGAFGEKKMYGKTVQGVIRSTFVVDEKGNIEVAQYNVKATGHVAKLRRDISV is encoded by the coding sequence TTGACCGCAACGGCTCGTCTCACAGCAGGTGACAAAGCACCCGAATTCGCACTGCCCGACGCCGACGGCAAGACGGTGAAACTCGCCGACTACCGCGGCCGCAAGGTGATCGTCTACTTCTACCCCGCCGCGTCGACGCCCGGCTGCACCAAGCAGGCCTGCGACTTCCGCGACAGCCTCGCCGAGCTCAACGACGCCGGCCTGGACGTCATCGGCATCTCGCCGGACAAGCCCGAGAAGCTCGCGAAGTTCCGCGACACCGAAGGGCTCACCTTCCCGCTGCTGTCCGACCCGGACAAGGAAGTGCTCACCGCGTGGGGCGCCTTCGGGGAGAAGAAGATGTACGGCAAGACTGTGCAGGGCGTCATCCGCTCGACGTTCGTCGTCGATGAAAAGGGCAACATCGAGGTGGCGCAGTACAACGTGAAGGCCACCGGTCACGTCGCTAAGCTGCGTCGCGACATCTCCGTCTGA
- a CDS encoding DUF3618 domain-containing protein, whose translation MADRDPEEIMKEIDQARDQLAATVDSLAARANPQRIAEDAKARALAFVQKPAVTISLAGLGVLTVALVIRRLRNR comes from the coding sequence GTGGCGGATCGGGATCCCGAAGAGATCATGAAGGAGATCGATCAGGCGCGCGACCAGTTGGCGGCGACGGTGGACTCGCTGGCCGCTCGCGCGAACCCGCAGCGGATCGCGGAGGACGCCAAGGCGCGCGCCCTGGCGTTCGTGCAGAAGCCGGCGGTGACGATCTCGCTGGCGGGGCTGGGTGTGCTGACCGTCGCGCTGGTCATCCGCCGACTCCGCAACCGCTGA
- the ehuB gene encoding ectoine/hydroxyectoine ABC transporter substrate-binding protein EhuB, which produces MKSQRARSGRARFRSVLAGAATIALAVGGCTFTEPGTGKSLGGTNTLERVKEDRSINVGFANERPYAYRDRGDLVGQSPAVQGYIFDQIGGISLNPTMFEFGSLIQALNSERVDVVTAGMFITPDRCKQAAFSNPVYVATTSLLVPAGNPKGLTDYQSVIDAGARLAVMNGAAEVGQATGSGVPDGQLQLVADQQAGLDAVKSGRADAFALTSISLRALAGGDSSLQVGEAFVPVIDGKEQVNAGAAVFRQRDVALREAFNAQLAELIRSDKWLELVEPYGFTEAERPDPELTAEQLCQG; this is translated from the coding sequence GTGAAGTCGCAACGTGCGCGCAGTGGTCGCGCGAGGTTCCGGTCGGTATTGGCCGGGGCGGCAACAATCGCTCTGGCGGTCGGTGGGTGCACCTTCACCGAGCCGGGTACCGGGAAATCCCTGGGCGGTACGAACACCCTCGAACGGGTCAAGGAAGACCGCAGCATCAACGTCGGCTTCGCCAACGAGCGCCCCTACGCCTACCGTGACCGCGGCGATCTGGTGGGGCAGTCCCCGGCCGTGCAGGGTTACATCTTCGACCAGATCGGCGGAATTTCGCTCAATCCCACGATGTTCGAGTTCGGCTCGCTGATCCAGGCCCTCAACTCCGAACGGGTCGACGTGGTGACGGCCGGGATGTTCATCACCCCGGATCGGTGCAAGCAGGCCGCGTTCAGCAACCCGGTCTACGTCGCGACGACGTCGTTGCTGGTCCCGGCAGGTAATCCCAAGGGGCTGACCGACTATCAGTCGGTGATCGACGCCGGTGCCCGGCTGGCGGTGATGAACGGCGCGGCCGAGGTCGGGCAGGCAACCGGGTCCGGGGTGCCGGACGGGCAGCTGCAACTCGTCGCCGATCAGCAGGCCGGCCTGGACGCGGTCAAGTCGGGCCGCGCGGACGCCTTTGCGCTGACCAGTATTTCGCTGCGCGCGCTGGCCGGCGGCGACAGCAGCCTGCAGGTCGGCGAGGCCTTCGTTCCCGTCATCGACGGCAAGGAACAGGTCAACGCCGGGGCTGCGGTGTTCCGCCAGCGTGACGTCGCGCTGCGCGAGGCGTTCAATGCCCAACTGGCCGAACTGATCAGGAGTGACAAGTGGCTCGAACTCGTGGAACCGTACGGGTTCACCGAGGCCGAACGTCCGGACCCGGAACTGACCGCCGAACAGCTCTGCCAAGGCTGA
- the ehuC gene encoding ectoine/hydroxyectoine ABC transporter permease subunit EhuC yields MTEQFVETAPFFLTGIGVTLLYTVLGALAALVLSFVFGLMSLSRLVAVRGFARVVVEFFRGTSLVIQLLWIFFVLPQLGIRFEPIAAATIAFGLNFGAYGAEIVRGAVMAVPKAQWEATVALGLGRVRRMRRVILPQALPEMIPPFGNLWIQILKSSSLLYLIGITELTYEVKQLQFDIGSLAAFSIALVVYFLIAQLLVLVIRWFEKRASARVGRGARQVVIEQPQAVA; encoded by the coding sequence ATGACCGAACAGTTCGTCGAGACCGCGCCGTTCTTCCTCACCGGCATCGGCGTGACATTGCTCTACACGGTGCTGGGCGCCCTTGCGGCGCTGGTGCTCTCGTTCGTCTTCGGGTTGATGTCGCTGTCCCGATTGGTCGCCGTGCGGGGCTTCGCCCGCGTGGTCGTCGAGTTCTTCCGCGGTACCTCGCTGGTGATCCAGTTGCTGTGGATCTTCTTCGTGCTCCCGCAGCTGGGCATCCGCTTCGAACCGATTGCCGCGGCCACCATCGCGTTCGGGCTCAACTTCGGGGCTTACGGCGCCGAGATCGTCCGCGGCGCGGTGATGGCCGTGCCCAAGGCGCAGTGGGAGGCCACGGTGGCGCTCGGGCTCGGCCGGGTCCGTCGGATGCGCCGCGTCATCCTGCCGCAGGCGCTGCCGGAGATGATCCCGCCGTTCGGGAACCTGTGGATCCAGATCCTGAAGAGCTCGTCGCTGCTGTACCTGATCGGCATCACCGAACTGACCTATGAGGTGAAGCAACTGCAGTTCGACATCGGCAGTCTGGCCGCGTTCAGCATCGCGCTGGTGGTCTACTTCCTGATCGCCCAGTTGTTGGTCCTGGTCATCCGGTGGTTCGAGAAGCGCGCGTCGGCCCGGGTGGGCCGCGGTGCGAGACAGGTCGTCATCGAGCAACCGCAGGCGGTGGCGTGA
- the ehuD gene encoding ectoine/hydroxyectoine ABC transporter permease subunit EhuD yields MNGTERRLWNWDYTWEVLPELVKAFLKLTLGITAAAAVVAIVLGLLFALGRRADASWISWPTYWVVEFIRSTPIPIQLFFVYFGLPVVGVQLSALVTGIAVLGVHYAAYMSEVYRAGIDAIPKGQWEACTALSLSPRRTWIGVILPQVVRRILPSTGNQIIALFKETPFLIVIGVAEMVTVANQFGGQNYRYIEPITVAGLIFLLASYPTSVLMRRLETRLAR; encoded by the coding sequence ATGAACGGCACCGAACGGCGGTTGTGGAACTGGGACTACACCTGGGAGGTCCTGCCCGAGCTGGTCAAGGCGTTCCTGAAGTTGACGCTGGGCATCACCGCGGCGGCCGCGGTGGTCGCGATCGTGCTGGGCCTGCTCTTCGCGCTCGGCCGCCGCGCCGACGCGTCGTGGATCTCCTGGCCCACCTACTGGGTGGTGGAATTCATCCGCAGCACCCCGATCCCCATCCAGCTGTTCTTCGTCTACTTCGGGCTGCCCGTGGTCGGCGTCCAACTCAGCGCGCTGGTCACCGGGATCGCCGTGCTCGGGGTGCATTACGCCGCCTACATGTCGGAGGTCTACCGCGCCGGCATCGACGCGATCCCGAAGGGGCAGTGGGAGGCGTGCACGGCGCTGTCGCTGTCGCCGCGGCGGACCTGGATCGGCGTCATCCTGCCCCAGGTGGTCCGGCGGATCCTGCCGTCGACCGGCAATCAGATCATCGCGCTGTTCAAGGAGACCCCGTTCCTCATCGTCATCGGGGTCGCGGAGATGGTCACGGTGGCCAACCAGTTCGGTGGCCAGAACTACCGCTACATCGAGCCGATCACCGTCGCCGGCCTGATCTTCCTGTTGGCCAGCTACCCGACGTCGGTCCTCATGAGAAGACTGGAGACTCGCCTTGCCCGCTGA
- the ehuA gene encoding ectoine/hydroxyectoine ABC transporter ATP-binding protein EhuA, with protein MIRFEDVVKRFGPKTVLDGMNFSIAPGERVTLIGPSGSGKTTILRLLMTLERVSGGVIWVDGEPLTHERKGSKLEPASEKYLRKARQRIGMVFQQFNLFPNMTVIENVMEAPVSVLGLSKDDARARGTELLDKVGMVDFVDAHPTRLSGGQQQRVAIARALAMEPDILLLDEVTSALDPELVVDVLGVLREIAETTDITMLIVTHEMHFARDVSHRVMMFDQGVIIEDGPPSKIFNDPDNERTRTFLKAVLEER; from the coding sequence ATGATCCGTTTCGAGGACGTGGTCAAGCGGTTCGGTCCCAAGACCGTGCTGGACGGGATGAACTTCTCGATCGCCCCCGGCGAACGCGTGACGCTGATCGGCCCGTCCGGATCCGGCAAGACCACGATCCTGCGGCTGCTGATGACCCTCGAGCGGGTCAGCGGCGGCGTCATCTGGGTCGACGGCGAGCCGCTGACCCATGAGCGCAAAGGGAGCAAGCTCGAACCCGCCTCGGAGAAGTACCTGCGCAAGGCCCGGCAGCGGATCGGGATGGTCTTCCAGCAGTTCAACCTGTTCCCGAACATGACGGTCATCGAAAACGTCATGGAGGCACCGGTTTCCGTGCTGGGCCTGAGCAAGGACGACGCGCGCGCCCGCGGCACCGAACTGCTCGACAAGGTCGGCATGGTCGATTTCGTCGACGCGCACCCGACCCGGCTGTCCGGCGGTCAGCAGCAGCGCGTCGCGATCGCCCGCGCGCTGGCGATGGAACCCGACATCCTGCTGCTCGACGAGGTGACCTCCGCCCTGGATCCCGAACTCGTCGTCGACGTGCTGGGGGTGTTGCGCGAGATCGCCGAGACCACCGACATCACCATGCTGATCGTGACGCACGAGATGCACTTCGCCCGCGACGTCTCGCATCGGGTGATGATGTTCGACCAGGGCGTGATCATCGAGGACGGCCCGCCGTCGAAGATCTTCAACGATCCGGACAACGAGCGCACCCGCACGTTCCTCAAGGCGGTCCTCGAGGAGCGCTGA
- a CDS encoding MarR family winged helix-turn-helix transcriptional regulator produces the protein MCYAYLVSPSRYDHLDELLTRIFTARQRPEWRRRVLDSTDSVRALSTLRVLRAVERRALSGRAASISDVAEDLAIEHSTASRTVSTVVAAGLLTKSPAADDQRRSLLVLTDVGRKTLAQVTARRRDMVTAVVADWPDEQVDTLVTLLDRLADDFERGADA, from the coding sequence ATGTGCTATGCATATTTGGTGTCGCCGTCCCGCTATGACCATCTCGACGAGCTGCTGACGCGGATCTTCACCGCCCGCCAGCGCCCCGAATGGCGCCGTCGGGTGCTCGACAGCACCGATTCGGTGCGGGCGCTCTCGACCCTGCGGGTGCTGCGGGCCGTGGAACGACGGGCGCTGAGCGGCCGCGCCGCTTCGATCAGCGACGTGGCCGAGGACCTGGCCATCGAGCACTCCACCGCCAGTCGCACGGTGTCGACGGTGGTGGCCGCCGGGCTGCTGACCAAGTCACCGGCGGCCGACGATCAGCGCCGCTCCCTGCTGGTACTCACCGACGTCGGGCGCAAGACGCTGGCGCAGGTGACCGCGCGACGCCGCGACATGGTCACCGCCGTGGTGGCCGATTGGCCCGACGAGCAAGTGGACACCCTGGTGACACTGCTCGACCGACTCGCCGACGATTTCGAACGAGGTGCTGACGCTTGA
- a CDS encoding MFS transporter translates to MFDRVFGALFWGKILSVVGVWTHGIVAAIVMYEATGSALMVGMVGVVQFAPQLILSPITGKWADLGNPARQILLGRIFCVAGSASIAIWFALTPELAGSRAALPILLGTLLVGLGFVIGGPAMQSIVPSLIRPGELSTAMALNSIPMTIGRVAGPAVGAYLAAHLGTSAAFTFSAALHLIFAIFLILVHFPAPPERKADADYRVRAALRYVWRDRPLLLGLLAVATVGFAADPSITLTPVMADELGGGAQLVGTLSAAFGIGAAVSMVALAFMRGRVQSAWVSWIGLALLGAGCGLLAVSNVTAAALIGFAVAGLGFGWAMTGLSTVVQERAPDYLRGRIMALWLVGFLGSRPFAAAILGGAADAVSVQAAFVIAAASVLLIAVLARPSTLAGPMPCSDAGGLR, encoded by the coding sequence ATGTTCGACCGGGTGTTCGGGGCGTTGTTCTGGGGCAAGATCCTCTCCGTCGTCGGGGTGTGGACGCACGGCATCGTCGCCGCCATCGTGATGTACGAGGCGACCGGTTCGGCGTTGATGGTCGGAATGGTCGGCGTGGTGCAGTTCGCCCCGCAGCTGATCTTGAGCCCGATCACTGGTAAGTGGGCCGACCTGGGCAACCCGGCCCGGCAGATCCTGCTGGGCCGGATCTTCTGTGTGGCCGGCTCGGCCTCCATCGCGATCTGGTTCGCCCTCACCCCGGAACTGGCGGGCAGTCGCGCCGCGCTGCCGATCCTGCTCGGAACCCTGCTCGTGGGGCTCGGCTTCGTCATCGGCGGCCCGGCAATGCAATCCATCGTGCCCAGCCTGATCCGGCCCGGCGAGCTGTCCACCGCGATGGCGCTCAACAGCATCCCCATGACCATCGGCCGGGTGGCCGGCCCGGCCGTCGGGGCCTACCTCGCGGCGCACCTGGGCACCTCCGCGGCGTTCACCTTCAGCGCCGCGTTGCATCTGATCTTCGCGATCTTCCTGATCCTCGTGCACTTCCCGGCCCCGCCCGAGCGCAAGGCCGACGCCGACTACCGCGTGCGGGCCGCGCTGCGCTACGTCTGGCGCGACCGCCCGCTGCTGCTGGGGCTGTTGGCCGTGGCCACGGTGGGATTCGCCGCGGACCCGTCGATCACGCTCACCCCTGTCATGGCCGACGAGTTGGGCGGCGGAGCGCAGCTGGTCGGCACGTTGTCGGCGGCGTTCGGTATCGGCGCCGCGGTCAGCATGGTGGCGCTGGCCTTCATGCGCGGCCGGGTGCAGTCGGCGTGGGTGTCCTGGATCGGGTTGGCGCTGTTGGGCGCCGGCTGCGGGTTGCTGGCCGTGAGTAATGTCACCGCGGCGGCGCTGATCGGCTTCGCGGTGGCGGGCCTGGGCTTCGGGTGGGCGATGACGGGTTTGAGTACCGTCGTGCAGGAACGCGCCCCCGACTACCTGCGCGGCCGGATCATGGCGCTGTGGCTGGTGGGCTTCCTGGGATCGCGGCCGTTCGCCGCGGCCATCCTCGGCGGGGCGGCGGACGCGGTGAGCGTGCAGGCGGCCTTCGTCATCGCCGCCGCGTCGGTGCTGCTGATCGCCGTGCTGGCCAGGCCCAGCACGCTGGCCGGTCCGATGCCCTGCAGCGATGCGGGCGGCCTGCGATGA